A window of the Miscanthus floridulus cultivar M001 chromosome 14, ASM1932011v1, whole genome shotgun sequence genome harbors these coding sequences:
- the LOC136504564 gene encoding mRNA-decapping enzyme-like protein, with protein sequence MPPPPPPQANGGKVTPNLAMDAEATRMLNLTVLQRLDPAVEDILITAAHVTLYDFNIDLNQWSRKDVEGSLFVVKRNSQPRFQFIVMNRRNTDNLVEDLLSDFEYELQPPYLLYRNAAQEVNGIWFYNQHDCEAVASLFGRILNAYAKVPPKPKVPTTKSEFEELEAVPTSAAIDAPLEPPLSSPALVSDAPEESLVNYFNAAASIGSVSSAQMAARAHPSTEAVASSHVPLIVPSATPTHQIPHPLGGSSAPPLPLHDTNLHASHSANLQTPAFFAPPSPSSTSVAPPASSMMPTATPLHPTSTAAQRPPYGTPLLQPFPPPSPPPSLTPAHNALVISRDKVKDALQRLVQNDEFIDLIYRELQNAHM encoded by the exons atgccgccgccaccgccgccgcaggcGAACGGGGGGAAGGTGACCCCGAACCTGGCGATGGACGCCGAGGCCACGCGCATGCTCAACCTCACAGTCCTCCAGCGCCTGGACCCCGCCGTCGAGGACATCCTCATCACCGCCGCGCACGTCACGCTCTACGACTTCAACATCGACCTCAACCAGTGG AGCCGCAAGGACGTGGAGGGGTCGCTGTTCGTCGTCAAGAG GAACTCCCAGCCGAGGTTCCAGTTCATTGTCATGAACAGGCGCAACACTG ATAATCTGGTGGAGGATCTATTAAGCGATTTTGAATATGAACTTCAGCCACCATATTTGTTGTACCGAAATGCTGCCCAAGAAGTAAATGGTATTTGGTTTTATAACCAGCATGACTGTGAAGCTGTCGCAAGCCTTTTTGGAAG AATACTGAATGCTTATGCAAAAGTGCCTCCAAAACCAAAAGTACCTACCACAAAAAG TGAGTTTGAAGAACTGGAGGCTGTTCCGACATCTGCTGCTATAGATGCCCCCCTTGAACCTCCGCTGTCATCCCCTGCTCTAGTTTCTGATGCACCTGAAGAATCACTGGTTAATTACTTCAAC GCTGCTGCTAGCATTGGGAGTGTATCAAGTGCACAAATGGCTGCCAGAGCACATCCATCGACTGAGGCCGTCGCATCTTCCCATGTGCCGCTGATTGTTCCATCTGCTACTCCAACACATCAAATACCTCATCCTTTAGGGGGGTCATCAGCTCCACCACTTCCCCTCCATGACACAAATCTGCATGCCAGCCATTCTGCAAATCTTCAAACACCAGCTTTCTTTGCACCTCCATCACCTTCTTCAACATCTGTGGCACCACCGGCTTCATCCATGATGCCTACAGCAACGCCTCTTCATCCAACTTCAACAGCTGCTCAACGTCCTCCATATGGCACTCCCTTACTCCAACCTTTCCCCCCACCGTCTCCACCTCCTTCCCTGACCCCTGCACACAACGCACTTGTTATTTCGAGGGATAAAGTTAAGGATGCCCTCCAGAGACTTGTTCAG AATGACGAGTTCATCGATTTGATATATCGTGAGTTGCAAAATGCGCACATGTAG
- the LOC136505858 gene encoding probable F-box protein At2g36090 — protein MAINDDNRCCPAFAGDDGAESATAIEDLPADVLALVLRRLDGASLAALGCTSAAFRDLAADPAAWRALCLALWPSLRDVPPVTAAGKAHHHRRLFADAFPFPAVPVAALPQPPTPAGAAPLSSLQLPARLVSAVDLRQGGACVMSRAVETDASSAWFLGAPFRVDALAQEGFTLPAAPIVPAELELSWVLIDPASGRAVNASSRRPVSVDRRWLTGETVVRFALVLGVSGGGVVLDAAVTCDERYGHVREVSLCVEDAEGGGVSGRDGLAVVAAAMAGARRGRGAEEEAKLRYQEFVKGRADRKEREARREGIIDLCCSGVGAAAFLGFLLMLTA, from the coding sequence ATGGCGATCAACGACGACAACCGGTGCTGCCCGGCGTTCGCGGGGGACGACGGCGCCGAGAGCGCGACGGCCATCGAGGACCTGCCCGCGGACGTCCTGGCGCTCGTGCTCCGCCGCCTGGACGGCGCGTCGCTGGCCGCGCTCGGCTGCACGTCCGCCGCCTTCCGCGACCTCGCCGCCGACCCGGCCGCCTGGCGCGCGCTCTGCCTCGCGCTCTGGCCCTCGCTCCGCGACGTGCCCCCCGTCACAGCTGCCGGCAAGGCCCACCACCACCGGCGGCTCTTCGCCGACGCGTTCCCGTTCCCCGCCGTGCCGGTCGCAGCACTGCCACAGCCACCCACGCCCGCCGGCGCCGCCCCGCTCAGCAGCCTGCAGCTGCCCGCGCGCCTCGTCTCCGCCGTCGACCTCCGCCAGGGCGGCGCGTGCGTGATGTCCCGCGCCGTGGAGACTGACGCGTCCTCGGCCTGGTTCCTGGGCGCGCCGTTCCGCGTCGACGCGCTCGCGCAGGAGGGCTTCACGTTGCCGGCGGCGCCCATCGTCCCCGCCGAGCTCGAGCTCAGCTGGGTCCTCATCGACCCAGCGTCCGGCCGCGCCGTCAACGCCTCCAGCCGCCGCCCCGTGTCCGTGGACCGGCGGTGGCTCACGGGGGAGACCGTGGTGCGGTTCGCGCTCGTGCTCGGCGTCAGCGGCGGAGGCGTCGTGCTGGACGCCGCCGTCACGTGCGACGAGCGGTACGGCCACGTCAGGGAGGTCAGCCTGTGCGTGGAGGACGCCGAGGGCGGCGGCGTCAGCGGACGGGATGGGCTGGCCGTGGTggccgcggccatggcgggcgccAGGCGGGGACGTGGCGCTGAAGAAGAGGCCAAGCTGCGGtaccaagagttcgtgaaggggAGGGCCGACAGGAAGGAGCGGGAGGCCAGGCGGGAGGGCATCATCGACCTCTGCTGCTCCGGCGTCGGAGCGGCGGCTTTCCTGGGGTTCCTGCTGATGCTGACGGCCTGA